One segment of Streptomyces sp. NA02950 DNA contains the following:
- a CDS encoding glycosyltransferase family A protein, which yields MPHTPAPVVSVVIPCHDYARYLPEAVSSILAQTFQDWEILIVDDGSTDDTAEVARSLIARHPDRRIRLVQRANGGVSAARNTGIEAATGRYVLPLDADDVIAPTMLEKTVAVLDGSPDIAIASTDVFTFTEDDLPPQAMSLPAYSRELMLQRLIMFYCSLYRREVWRTVGGYDESMRAGEDWDFWVGCVEHGFDAHHIHEPLFGARNKDTGLHVEAAENDLAIRARIVANHPSLFKPITRGWARAVLGQDAEACLRDEHVPDDILTRAAEMDHFLTAVMALQRTARVQHYHIQRLTKELAAHRRTAGSPAQEKAPAPTAVSTV from the coding sequence GTCCAGCATCCTCGCCCAGACCTTCCAGGACTGGGAGATCCTCATCGTCGACGACGGCAGCACCGACGACACCGCCGAGGTGGCCCGGTCCCTGATCGCCCGCCACCCCGACCGGCGCATCAGGCTCGTCCAGCGGGCGAACGGCGGCGTCTCGGCCGCCCGCAACACCGGGATCGAGGCAGCCACCGGCCGCTACGTCCTTCCGCTGGACGCCGACGACGTGATCGCTCCCACGATGCTCGAGAAGACCGTCGCGGTCCTGGACGGCAGCCCCGACATCGCGATCGCCTCCACTGATGTGTTCACCTTCACCGAAGACGATCTGCCCCCGCAGGCGATGTCCCTCCCGGCCTACAGCCGGGAACTGATGCTCCAGAGGCTGATCATGTTCTACTGCTCGCTGTACCGCCGGGAGGTGTGGCGGACCGTGGGCGGCTATGACGAGAGCATGCGGGCCGGAGAGGACTGGGACTTCTGGGTCGGCTGCGTCGAGCACGGCTTCGATGCCCACCACATCCATGAGCCGCTGTTCGGGGCGCGCAACAAGGACACGGGACTGCACGTGGAGGCCGCCGAGAACGACCTGGCCATCCGGGCGCGGATCGTCGCCAATCACCCGAGCCTGTTCAAGCCGATCACCCGTGGCTGGGCGCGGGCCGTGCTCGGCCAGGACGCGGAAGCCTGCCTGCGGGACGAACACGTGCCCGACGACATCCTCACCCGGGCCGCCGAGATGGATCATTTCCTCACCGCGGTGATGGCGCTACAGCGCACGGCGCGGGTTCAGCACTACCACATCCAGCGGCTGACGAAGGAGCTGGCGGCCCACCGCCGCACGGCCGGCTCTCCCGCCCAGGAGAAGGCCCCGGCCCCGACGGCGGTGTCCACCG